A genomic stretch from Shewanella sediminis HAW-EB3 includes:
- the cyaB gene encoding class IV adenylate cyclase, protein MTDHFKGRYEVELKYRLTSRAQFLSRLKAMNPEIMLEDNLEHDSYFDLPGGELKGENKSVCIRNMQPSGIKLWIVKGPEADRCEAVNITDDEKACSMLQTMGFKRVLEMKKTRSIYFLGEFHATLDHLEGIGDFAELAIMTDDEHRLEKYREQLLELAATLGLDSTQLETRSYRELQANSNSHSD, encoded by the coding sequence ATGACCGATCATTTCAAAGGCAGGTATGAGGTGGAGTTGAAGTATCGCTTAACTTCAAGAGCTCAGTTTCTATCGCGCCTTAAGGCGATGAACCCTGAGATCATGCTGGAAGATAATCTGGAGCATGACAGTTATTTCGACCTGCCGGGTGGCGAGTTAAAGGGAGAGAACAAGAGTGTCTGTATCCGCAACATGCAGCCCTCGGGGATCAAGCTCTGGATCGTAAAAGGCCCCGAAGCTGACAGATGTGAAGCGGTGAATATTACCGATGATGAGAAAGCCTGCAGCATGCTTCAAACCATGGGCTTTAAGCGGGTATTAGAGATGAAGAAGACCCGCAGTATTTACTTTCTGGGGGAGTTTCATGCAACCTTGGATCATCTGGAAGGGATAGGGGACTTTGCCGAGCTGGCCATCATGACCGACGATGAGCATAGGTTGGAAAAATACAGAGAGCAGTTACTGGAGTTGGCAGCAACTCTGGGGCTGGATTCGACACAGTTGGAGACCCGCTCTTATCGGGAGTTACAGGCTAACTCGAATAGCCATTCGGACTAG
- a CDS encoding GFA family protein, translating into MIDQVGNTKIKLKHRATCHCGSVVLELTLPNGIENPRRCDCSICRRKGAIVGSVDLSGIRIVKGQKVLKLYQFNTDTAKHYFCSNCGIYTHHQRRSNPTEYGFNIGCLEGVNPFDLGDVVTNDGVNHPADRSAS; encoded by the coding sequence ATGATCGATCAAGTTGGAAACACAAAAATTAAGCTGAAACATAGGGCTACGTGCCACTGTGGCTCGGTAGTTCTTGAATTAACATTACCAAACGGAATCGAAAACCCTAGAAGGTGCGATTGCTCTATTTGCCGAAGAAAAGGCGCAATCGTTGGTTCTGTCGATTTAAGTGGTATTCGAATCGTTAAAGGACAAAAAGTTTTGAAGTTGTATCAATTTAACACGGATACAGCTAAACATTATTTCTGTTCAAATTGCGGTATTTATACGCATCATCAGCGCCGTTCAAATCCCACAGAATATGGTTTCAATATTGGTTGTCTTGAGGGCGTAAATCCATTTGATTTAGGTGATGTTGTCACAAACGACGGGGTTAATCATCCAGCCGATAGGTCAGCTTCATAA
- a CDS encoding GFA family protein — protein MTERKGQCLCGAVKFVAKNSENSVAACHCGMCRTWGGGPLMAVSCGSDVSFEGKENISVYSSSDWAERGFCKNCGSHLFYRLKQISEYQLSAGLFDSQSSFKFDLQVYIDKKPSFYSFANKTSIMTEAEVIAKYAPDQNI, from the coding sequence ATGACTGAGAGAAAAGGACAATGCCTTTGTGGTGCGGTCAAGTTTGTTGCGAAAAATTCCGAAAACAGTGTAGCAGCTTGTCACTGTGGCATGTGCAGGACATGGGGTGGTGGTCCGCTGATGGCTGTTAGCTGTGGGTCGGATGTGTCATTTGAGGGAAAGGAAAATATATCTGTCTATAGTTCTTCTGATTGGGCTGAGCGTGGTTTCTGTAAGAATTGCGGTAGCCACCTATTTTATAGGCTTAAACAAATTAGTGAGTACCAATTATCCGCTGGTCTTTTCGATAGTCAATCGAGTTTCAAATTCGATTTGCAAGTATATATCGATAAGAAGCCATCATTTTACAGCTTTGCAAATAAGACAAGTATAATGACCGAGGCAGAGGTAATAGCAAAATATGCACCCGACCAAAACATATAA
- a CDS encoding DUF4019 domain-containing protein: MKKLFLILTLCVSSAVWANGDSGSGAAKEWLNIVDAGNYIESWKKADSFFKSQLTESKWDAALKGVRAPLGKVISRSELSSKAHSSLPGAPDGEYLVIQYQTEFSNKKTSIETLTLSKSSGQWLPVGYFIK, encoded by the coding sequence ATGAAAAAACTATTTTTAATTTTAACTCTATGTGTCTCCTCTGCTGTTTGGGCGAACGGAGACTCAGGCTCAGGTGCCGCTAAAGAGTGGTTAAATATTGTTGATGCCGGTAATTATATTGAGAGCTGGAAAAAAGCGGATTCCTTCTTCAAATCTCAACTCACTGAAAGCAAGTGGGATGCAGCATTAAAAGGTGTGCGAGCACCATTAGGCAAGGTGATCTCACGTTCCGAGTTAAGTAGCAAAGCTCATTCATCGCTACCAGGTGCACCCGATGGCGAATACCTTGTTATTCAATACCAGACTGAGTTTTCAAATAAGAAAACATCTATTGAAACACTCACTTTAAGTAAGAGTAGTGGGCAGTGGTTACCAGTTGGTTATTTCATAAAGTGA
- a CDS encoding NAD(P)/FAD-dependent oxidoreductase: MQAKSPVHSDMYPSSYYLNTAKELYEHPQLRERIDVDVCVVGGGFSGINTAIELAQKGFSVALLEAKRIGWGASGRNGGELIRGIGHNIEQFRNVIGDEGVSAINQMGFEAVDIVRQRVAEHNIDCNLQMGYCDLAMRPRHMKELKQDFDDLVSQGRGEGFTLLEKKDMGRVIGSNCYEGALVDMNSGHLHPLNLALGEARVARELGVKMFEYSAAQKIIKGDKPKVITEHGEVNCQYLVLAGNAYIGHQLDGYVGGKVLPAGSYLLATEPLSDEQCKDIIPQDMAFADMRIDLDYFHLSEDNRLLFGGLCTYSGKDPKDIEAALRPNLEKVFPQLKGVKIDFEWGGMIGIGANRLPQIGRIPDCPNIMYAQAYSGHGVNATHMAAKLIAEALSAQAGRFDIFDKIQHMTFPGGPTFRSPMLAAGMLYHRFLDIF; encoded by the coding sequence ATGCAAGCCAAGAGTCCAGTACACAGTGACATGTATCCGTCATCATACTATTTAAACACGGCAAAAGAGCTCTATGAGCATCCACAACTCAGGGAGCGAATCGATGTGGATGTCTGTGTCGTCGGTGGTGGTTTCAGCGGTATTAACACGGCTATCGAACTGGCGCAGAAAGGTTTTTCCGTTGCACTACTGGAAGCAAAGCGTATCGGCTGGGGAGCATCAGGTAGAAATGGCGGTGAGCTTATTCGTGGTATCGGTCATAATATTGAACAGTTCAGAAATGTGATTGGCGATGAAGGTGTCAGTGCCATAAATCAAATGGGTTTCGAGGCGGTGGATATCGTCAGACAACGCGTTGCCGAGCATAACATCGACTGTAACCTACAGATGGGTTATTGCGATCTGGCCATGCGTCCACGCCATATGAAGGAGTTAAAGCAAGACTTCGACGATCTTGTCTCTCAGGGACGAGGCGAAGGCTTCACCCTGTTAGAAAAAAAGGATATGGGTCGGGTCATAGGCTCGAACTGCTATGAGGGGGCGCTGGTCGATATGAATAGCGGCCATCTGCACCCCTTAAACTTAGCCCTTGGCGAAGCCCGTGTCGCCAGGGAGCTGGGGGTAAAGATGTTTGAATACAGCGCAGCACAGAAGATTATCAAGGGAGATAAGCCTAAAGTCATCACAGAACATGGTGAAGTGAACTGTCAGTACTTGGTGCTGGCGGGCAACGCCTATATAGGTCATCAACTCGACGGCTATGTCGGGGGCAAGGTACTACCGGCGGGCAGTTACCTGCTGGCCACCGAGCCCCTTAGTGATGAACAGTGCAAAGATATCATTCCTCAGGATATGGCCTTCGCCGATATGCGTATCGATCTCGACTACTTCCACCTGTCAGAAGATAACCGCCTGCTTTTCGGTGGCCTGTGTACCTATTCAGGCAAAGATCCCAAAGATATCGAGGCTGCACTGCGCCCTAATCTCGAAAAGGTTTTCCCGCAGCTTAAGGGAGTCAAAATCGATTTCGAGTGGGGAGGCATGATAGGCATAGGAGCCAACAGGCTCCCTCAAATCGGCCGTATTCCGGATTGCCCGAACATCATGTATGCACAGGCCTATTCCGGCCATGGCGTCAACGCCACCCATATGGCGGCAAAACTCATCGCTGAAGCGTTATCGGCCCAGGCTGGACGATTCGATATCTTCGATAAGATACAGCATATGACCTTCCCCGGCGGGCCAACATTCAGATCGCCCATGTTGGCGGCAGGGATGCTATATCATAGGTTTTTGGATATTTTTTGA
- a CDS encoding cupin domain-containing protein: MDIGTSLKAVRKLKGLSQRELAKRAGVTNSTISMIEKNSVSPSVSSLKKVLSGLPMSLVDFFSMEDSGGSEQKVVYRSDELLDIGDGNLDYKLVGRDYPNRAMSVMSETYPPGSDTGEEMLKHEGEEAAMVIEGKFELTVGEEVFILEAGDSYYFNSETPHRFRNPFDENCRIVSATTPANF; encoded by the coding sequence TTGGATATTGGAACTAGCCTTAAGGCTGTCCGTAAACTAAAAGGCCTTTCGCAACGAGAACTTGCGAAAAGAGCCGGAGTGACCAATAGCACTATCTCTATGATTGAGAAGAACAGTGTGAGCCCGTCGGTAAGCTCCTTGAAAAAAGTGTTATCGGGGCTGCCTATGTCCCTGGTGGACTTTTTTTCTATGGAAGATAGCGGTGGCAGCGAGCAAAAAGTGGTGTATCGCAGCGACGAACTTCTCGATATCGGTGATGGCAATTTAGATTATAAGCTGGTGGGCAGAGATTACCCTAACAGGGCGATGTCTGTAATGAGCGAGACCTATCCACCAGGCTCCGATACCGGTGAAGAGATGCTCAAACATGAAGGCGAAGAGGCGGCCATGGTTATCGAAGGTAAGTTTGAGCTGACCGTAGGTGAAGAGGTGTTTATTCTCGAAGCCGGAGACAGTTATTACTTTAACAGCGAGACCCCTCATAGATTCAGAAATCCGTTCGATGAAAACTGCCGTATCGTTAGCGCGACAACGCCTGCAAACTTTTAA
- a CDS encoding gamma-glutamyl-gamma-aminobutyrate hydrolase family protein — MSDAGLAVIGVTACNQELGLHPFNIVGEKYLLAIADATKGWPLVIPALGHCPSELILPRLDGILFTGSPSNIEPHHFQGEASEADTHHDPKRDATTLPLLKAAIEAGIPVLAICRGFQEMNVVYGGSLHQKLHQVGGFIEHREDKSTAVEVQYGISHEVQIEPGGLLHDAWGRSSAEVNSVHTQGVDRLGVGLRPEAYAPDGLVEAFSIKEAKNFALGVQWHPEWKVLNNAFYTSIFNAFSDACERRAKRRVR; from the coding sequence ATGTCGGATGCAGGGCTTGCTGTCATTGGGGTGACGGCGTGCAACCAGGAGTTAGGCTTACATCCTTTTAATATAGTGGGCGAGAAGTACCTTCTTGCTATTGCTGATGCGACCAAGGGTTGGCCTTTGGTTATTCCCGCGCTGGGTCACTGCCCGAGTGAGCTTATTTTGCCTCGCTTGGACGGTATTTTGTTTACCGGTTCTCCCTCAAATATCGAGCCACATCACTTTCAAGGTGAAGCAAGCGAAGCTGACACTCATCATGATCCCAAGCGAGACGCGACGACTCTTCCTCTGTTAAAAGCGGCGATAGAGGCAGGTATCCCTGTCTTGGCAATCTGCCGTGGGTTTCAAGAGATGAACGTCGTGTATGGCGGAAGCCTACATCAAAAATTGCATCAAGTGGGCGGCTTTATCGAACACCGCGAAGATAAAAGTACGGCTGTCGAGGTGCAATATGGGATCTCCCATGAGGTACAGATAGAACCTGGAGGACTGCTTCACGACGCATGGGGCCGTAGCTCTGCAGAGGTTAACTCTGTGCATACTCAAGGCGTAGATCGCCTCGGAGTTGGGTTACGGCCAGAAGCATATGCACCAGATGGTTTAGTAGAGGCTTTCTCTATTAAAGAAGCAAAGAATTTTGCGCTGGGCGTGCAGTGGCATCCTGAATGGAAGGTACTGAATAACGCTTTCTATACCTCTATTTTTAATGCTTTCAGTGATGCCTGTGAGCGCCGAGCAAAGAGACGAGTGAGATAA
- a CDS encoding glutamine synthetase family protein, translating to MKKLTAYLNEHKITEVECVISDMTGIARGKIAPVAKFIDEKGMRMPESVLLQTVTGDYVEDEPYDALLDSADIDFVCVPDENAVFQLPWTIEATAQVIHDTYDKMGNPIELSPRNLLKKVLKLYEDKGWKPVVAPEMEFYLTRRNEDPDQPLIPPVGRSGRQESGRQSFSIDAANEYDPLFEDMYDWCEVQGLDIDTLIHEEGTAQMEINFSHGDALSMADQVFVFKRTLKEAALKHGVCATFMAKPVADEPGSAMHLHQSIVDVKSGQNIFSMKDGTKSPLFFSYIGGLQKFIPELLPLLAPNVNSFRRFLPGTSAPINLEWGEENRTCGLRIPESSPQNLRVENRIAGADSNSYLSIASSLLCGYIGMVEDVKPSTPVQGRANESRQSISLPLTLEEALGVMSESVACREYLGEAFTMGYIAVKQADLASYKRVISSWEREYLLLTV from the coding sequence ATGAAGAAGTTAACTGCTTATTTAAACGAACACAAGATTACCGAAGTTGAGTGTGTGATCAGCGATATGACCGGTATTGCCAGAGGTAAGATCGCCCCTGTCGCCAAGTTTATCGATGAAAAAGGGATGCGCATGCCTGAAAGCGTCCTGTTGCAGACGGTGACCGGCGATTACGTCGAAGATGAACCCTATGATGCACTCTTGGATAGTGCCGATATCGATTTTGTCTGTGTTCCCGATGAGAATGCTGTCTTTCAGCTGCCTTGGACTATCGAGGCTACCGCTCAAGTCATCCATGATACTTACGACAAGATGGGTAACCCTATCGAATTGTCACCTCGAAATCTGCTGAAGAAAGTCTTGAAACTCTATGAAGATAAAGGCTGGAAGCCAGTCGTTGCGCCTGAGATGGAGTTTTATCTCACTCGTCGTAACGAAGATCCGGATCAGCCACTTATCCCACCGGTTGGACGCTCCGGACGTCAAGAGTCGGGCAGACAATCATTCTCGATAGATGCGGCAAATGAGTACGATCCTCTGTTTGAAGATATGTACGATTGGTGTGAAGTGCAGGGATTGGATATCGATACGTTAATCCATGAAGAGGGCACTGCCCAGATGGAGATTAACTTCAGCCACGGCGATGCACTCTCTATGGCGGATCAGGTCTTCGTTTTCAAGCGTACGCTCAAAGAAGCCGCACTTAAGCATGGTGTCTGTGCCACCTTTATGGCTAAGCCTGTCGCAGATGAGCCGGGCAGCGCGATGCACCTGCATCAGAGTATTGTCGATGTGAAGTCAGGGCAGAACATCTTCTCGATGAAAGACGGCACTAAGAGTCCGCTCTTCTTCAGTTATATCGGTGGATTACAGAAATTCATCCCGGAACTCTTGCCTCTGTTAGCCCCGAATGTGAACTCATTCAGACGTTTCCTACCCGGCACATCGGCACCGATTAACCTGGAGTGGGGGGAAGAGAACCGTACCTGTGGCCTGCGTATTCCTGAGTCTTCACCGCAGAACCTTCGCGTCGAAAACCGTATTGCCGGCGCCGATTCGAACAGTTATCTGTCGATCGCATCGAGCCTGTTATGTGGCTATATCGGTATGGTCGAAGATGTAAAACCCTCGACGCCGGTTCAGGGAAGAGCCAACGAGTCACGTCAGAGTATAAGTCTTCCTCTGACATTAGAGGAAGCGTTAGGTGTTATGTCTGAAAGCGTTGCCTGTCGGGAATATCTGGGTGAAGCATTTACCATGGGTTATATCGCGGTGAAGCAGGCAGATCTTGCCAGCTATAAACGCGTGATCAGTTCATGGGAGCGAGAGTACCTGTTACTCACCGTCTGA
- a CDS encoding polyamine ABC transporter substrate-binding protein encodes MKLLKKMTTIALLGAGVLASTNLMAQEEVRVYNWSDYIAEDTLANFEKETGIRVVYDVFDSNEVVEAKLLSGRSGYDIVVPSNSFLAKQIKAGAFQKLDSNLLPNHKNLNSDLMTQLQTADPGNQYAVPYLWGTNGIGYNEAKVKEVLGEDAPVDSLELIFNPKYASKLSKCGLSFLDSADEMVPMALIYLGLDPNSSKKDDFKRAGEVLEAIRPHITYFHSSRYITDLANGDLCVAVGYSGDILQAATRAEEAENGHVIGYSIPKEGANLWFDMLAIPADAANVSNAHTFINYLLRPEVIAPISNYVSYANPNAAAQDLVDDEIRNDPGIYPTDEVLKRLYVGEVRALKAQRALTRVWTKVKSGY; translated from the coding sequence ATGAAGCTTTTAAAGAAGATGACGACAATAGCACTATTGGGTGCGGGTGTGTTGGCAAGCACTAATCTAATGGCACAAGAGGAGGTTCGGGTCTATAACTGGTCCGATTATATCGCCGAAGATACGTTGGCTAATTTTGAAAAAGAGACCGGCATTCGTGTGGTTTATGATGTGTTTGACAGTAATGAGGTCGTGGAAGCTAAGTTACTTTCTGGCCGCTCCGGCTATGATATTGTCGTCCCCTCTAATAGCTTCCTGGCTAAGCAAATTAAAGCCGGCGCATTTCAGAAGCTGGACTCAAACCTTCTGCCTAACCATAAAAACCTGAATTCAGATCTGATGACTCAGCTTCAAACTGCCGATCCGGGTAACCAATATGCCGTTCCTTATCTTTGGGGAACAAATGGTATCGGTTATAACGAGGCGAAAGTGAAAGAGGTGTTGGGTGAAGATGCACCTGTCGACTCTTTAGAGCTTATCTTTAACCCTAAGTATGCTTCAAAGCTCTCTAAGTGTGGTCTGTCGTTCCTCGATTCTGCCGATGAGATGGTACCGATGGCGCTTATCTATCTGGGCCTGGATCCTAACAGCAGCAAGAAGGATGATTTTAAGCGTGCGGGTGAAGTGTTAGAAGCCATTCGTCCACATATCACCTATTTCCACTCATCGCGTTACATCACAGATCTTGCCAATGGCGATCTCTGTGTAGCAGTAGGTTATTCAGGCGATATCTTGCAGGCTGCAACCCGTGCAGAAGAAGCTGAAAACGGCCATGTTATCGGTTACTCGATACCAAAAGAGGGCGCAAATCTCTGGTTTGATATGTTGGCCATTCCCGCCGATGCCGCTAACGTGAGCAATGCTCATACCTTTATCAACTATCTGCTTCGTCCTGAGGTGATAGCCCCTATCTCGAACTATGTCTCTTATGCCAATCCTAATGCTGCGGCTCAAGACTTGGTCGATGACGAGATCCGTAACGACCCGGGTATCTATCCGACTGATGAGGTATTGAAGCGTCTTTATGTGGGTGAGGTTCGTGCCTTAAAGGCACAAAGAGCACTGACCCGAGTCTGGACTAAGGTCAAATCAGGTTACTAA
- the potA gene encoding polyamine ABC transporter ATP-binding protein yields MASTSGVTNKPTTKTHGKVLLKIERVSKLFDEVRAVDDVSLSINQGEIFALLGGSGSGKSTLLRILAGFEKPSEGRIYLDGEDITDMPPHKRPINMMFQSYALFPHMSVEQNIAFGLKQDKLPKDEIAARVKEMLKLVHMEQYAKRKPAQLSGGQRQRVALARSLAKRPKLLLLDEPMGALDKKLRTQMQLEVVDILEEVGVTCVMVTHDQEEAMTMAERISIMNEGWIAQTGSPMDIYESPSSRMVAEFIGSVNLFEGEIVVDEADHAIIESPRLEQQFYIGHGVSTNVEDKKVWLAVRPEKARISREQPQNEYNWCRGEVEDIAYLGGISVYYIRLANDQVIQSVMTNRDRRSDPPTWKDKVFISWEATSGVVLRS; encoded by the coding sequence ATGGCTAGTACCTCGGGCGTCACCAATAAACCAACAACAAAGACGCATGGAAAAGTCCTGCTTAAGATTGAGCGGGTCAGTAAATTATTCGATGAAGTTCGCGCCGTCGATGATGTTTCATTAAGCATCAATCAGGGGGAGATCTTTGCGTTATTAGGCGGTTCAGGTTCCGGTAAGTCGACACTGCTGCGCATATTGGCTGGATTTGAAAAGCCCTCAGAGGGCCGCATTTATCTGGACGGTGAAGACATTACCGATATGCCACCCCACAAACGTCCAATCAACATGATGTTTCAATCCTATGCCCTGTTCCCCCATATGTCGGTGGAACAAAATATCGCATTTGGTTTGAAGCAGGATAAATTGCCTAAGGATGAGATAGCCGCCCGTGTTAAAGAGATGCTTAAGCTGGTGCATATGGAGCAGTATGCCAAGCGTAAGCCGGCTCAGCTCTCCGGAGGTCAGCGTCAACGTGTCGCCTTAGCCCGTTCGCTGGCGAAGCGTCCTAAGTTACTCTTGCTCGATGAGCCGATGGGGGCATTGGATAAGAAGCTGCGAACTCAGATGCAGTTAGAGGTGGTCGATATTCTTGAAGAGGTGGGGGTTACCTGTGTGATGGTGACGCACGATCAAGAAGAGGCGATGACCATGGCCGAACGCATTTCTATCATGAACGAGGGCTGGATAGCCCAAACCGGCTCTCCTATGGATATCTATGAGAGTCCGTCATCTCGAATGGTGGCCGAGTTTATCGGGTCTGTTAACCTGTTCGAAGGTGAGATTGTTGTCGATGAAGCGGATCATGCCATCATCGAGTCCCCAAGATTGGAACAGCAATTCTATATTGGTCACGGCGTATCGACCAACGTGGAAGATAAGAAGGTCTGGTTAGCCGTGAGACCCGAAAAAGCCCGCATCAGTCGTGAACAACCGCAAAATGAATATAACTGGTGTCGCGGTGAGGTTGAGGATATTGCCTACCTTGGCGGCATCTCTGTCTATTATATCCGCCTCGCTAACGATCAGGTTATTCAGTCGGTGATGACTAACCGGGATAGACGCTCCGATCCTCCGACATGGAAAGATAAGGTCTTCATCAGTTGGGAGGCCACCAGCGGTGTGGTCCTCAGATCATAG
- a CDS encoding ABC transporter permease subunit, which yields MKKPLKFRLPKGQCWTIGVPYFWLLLFFALPFAIVLKISFSTAAISIPPYESLFSFADESLQILLNIGNYLLIFDDSLYIYAYLGSLKMACITTLGCLLIGYPMAYAIARAPKQQQTLLILLVMLPSWTSFLIRVYAWMGILSNNGLINNLLLWLGVISEPIQMLNTNFAVYIGIIYSYLPFMILPLYATLSQLDGSLLEAASDLGSRSMNTFWKVTLPLSKGGVIAGSMLVFIPVVGEFVIPELLGGPDSLMIGKVLWQEFFNNRDWPVASALAIVMLGLLIIPITLFHRYQSRSMEKDA from the coding sequence ATGAAAAAACCATTGAAGTTTAGATTGCCAAAAGGCCAATGCTGGACGATAGGAGTGCCCTATTTCTGGTTATTACTCTTCTTCGCTCTGCCATTCGCTATCGTTCTGAAAATTAGTTTTTCGACGGCCGCCATCTCCATTCCGCCCTATGAGTCACTGTTCAGTTTCGCCGATGAATCTCTGCAGATCCTGCTGAACATAGGTAATTACCTGCTCATTTTTGATGACAGCCTCTACATCTATGCTTATCTTGGCTCATTGAAGATGGCCTGTATAACGACCTTAGGCTGCCTCTTGATTGGCTATCCTATGGCTTATGCGATTGCCAGGGCGCCGAAACAACAGCAAACCTTGCTGATCCTCTTAGTGATGTTGCCCTCCTGGACCTCTTTTCTTATTCGGGTTTACGCCTGGATGGGGATCTTGAGCAATAACGGCTTGATTAATAATCTGCTGCTCTGGTTGGGGGTTATCTCCGAGCCGATTCAGATGCTGAACACTAATTTTGCGGTCTATATCGGCATCATCTATAGCTACCTTCCGTTTATGATCTTGCCTCTGTATGCCACGCTTTCTCAGCTCGATGGCAGCCTGTTAGAGGCGGCATCGGATCTGGGATCGAGAAGTATGAATACGTTTTGGAAGGTCACCCTTCCCCTGTCTAAAGGGGGCGTGATTGCCGGTTCTATGTTGGTCTTTATTCCTGTGGTCGGTGAGTTTGTTATTCCTGAACTGCTCGGTGGTCCGGATTCTCTTATGATAGGTAAGGTGTTATGGCAGGAGTTCTTCAATAACCGGGATTGGCCGGTCGCATCTGCGCTTGCCATCGTGATGTTGGGTCTGTTGATTATTCCGATAACCTTATTTCACCGTTATCAGTCCAGAAGTATGGAGAAAGACGCATGA
- a CDS encoding ABC transporter permease subunit translates to MSSLKDKLSFSTIMLWAGMFFLYVPMFILIFYSFNESKLVTVWGGFSAKWYGELFRDQQILDAVWTSLRVAFFASSMAVILGTMAAFVMTRFSRSWGKTTLSSMITAPLVMPEVITGLSLLLLFVHMADTFGWPAERGMLTVWLAHSTFCAAYVAVVVSARLRELDQSIEEAAQDLGATPLKTFFFITVPMISPSLMAGWLLSFSLSLDDLVIASFTSGPGATTLPMVVFSSVRMGVSPKINALATLIILTVSLIAFISWYFARRSDKKSLPPAM, encoded by the coding sequence ATGAGTAGCCTAAAGGATAAGTTAAGTTTTTCTACCATCATGCTTTGGGCTGGAATGTTCTTCCTCTACGTTCCTATGTTTATCTTAATCTTCTACTCATTTAACGAGTCGAAATTGGTGACGGTGTGGGGCGGGTTCTCCGCTAAATGGTACGGTGAGCTGTTTCGTGATCAGCAGATATTAGATGCGGTGTGGACCAGTTTACGGGTGGCATTTTTTGCCTCATCGATGGCTGTGATACTCGGGACTATGGCGGCATTTGTGATGACTCGGTTCTCCCGCTCATGGGGCAAGACGACACTGTCGAGCATGATCACTGCGCCACTGGTTATGCCTGAGGTGATCACGGGTTTGTCACTGCTGTTGCTGTTTGTGCATATGGCCGACACCTTTGGATGGCCAGCCGAACGGGGAATGTTGACGGTATGGCTTGCGCATTCGACATTCTGCGCCGCTTACGTAGCCGTGGTGGTCTCGGCGCGCCTTCGGGAGTTGGATCAATCCATCGAGGAAGCGGCTCAAGATCTGGGGGCGACCCCGCTTAAGACGTTTTTCTTTATCACAGTTCCTATGATCTCCCCCTCTTTGATGGCGGGTTGGTTACTCTCATTTAGCCTCTCATTGGATGACTTAGTGATAGCCAGCTTTACATCGGGACCGGGCGCGACGACCCTGCCTATGGTGGTGTTCTCCTCCGTTCGTATGGGGGTTTCACCTAAGATTAATGCCTTGGCGACGCTGATTATTTTAACCGTTTCCCTGATTGCATTTATCTCCTGGTACTTCGCTCGTCGAAGTGACAAGAAGAGCCTTCCGCCAGCCATGTAA